The following is a genomic window from Mustela lutreola isolate mMusLut2 chromosome 5, mMusLut2.pri, whole genome shotgun sequence.
tcaagaaatgggcagaggacatgaacagacatttctgcaaagacgacatccagatggccaacagacacatgaaaaagtgctccatatcactcggcatcagggaaatacaaatcaaaaccacaatgagatatcacctcacaccagtcagaatggctaaaatcaacaagtcaggaaatgacagatgctggcgaggatgcggagaaaggggaaccctcctccactgttggtgggaatgcaagctggtgcagccactctggaaaacagcatggaggttcctcaaaatgtggaaaatagatctgccctatgacccagcaattgcactattgggtatttaccctaaagatacaaatgtagtgatccaaagggacacatgcacccgaatgtttatagcagcaatgtccacaatagccaaactatggaaagaacctagatgtccatcaacagatgaatggatcaagaagatgtggtatatatacacaatggaatactatgcagccatcaaaagaaatgaaatcttgccatttgcgacaacatggatggaactagagcgtatcatgcttagcgaaataagtcaggcagagaaagacaactatcatatgatctccctgatatgaggaagtggtgatgcaacatgggggcttaagtgggtaggagaagaatcaatgaaacaagatgggattgggagggagacaaaccataagtgactcttaatctcacaaaacaaactgagggttgccgggggaagggggtttgggagaagggggtgggattatggacattggggagggtatgtgatttggtgagtgctgtgaagtgtgtaaacctggtgattcacagacctgtacccctggggataaaaatatatgtttataaaaaataaaaaatttaaaaaaaaaataaaaaataaaaaataaataaaaataaaataaaaataaaaatataaaaaagaggtttcttttttaatacagGGAGGCAATATAACAGGTTCCTActatatagtttcttttttaaaaaaaatatttttcttatttgagagagagagaatgagtgggagggaggggtagaaggagaagtggactcctcactgagcagggatcccagtgtacagtttgatcccagaactctgggatcatgacctgagtcaaaggctaATGCTAAcctactgaaccatccaggtgcccttactTTATAGTTTCTTGAAAGACAGGTCCTACATTCAATATTTTCTTCAGAGCTCCCATAACATCCTTATTTCTTAGACTATAGATCAAAGGGTTGAGCACGGGAGTGAGTATGGTGTAAAAGACAGATACCATCATGTCCTTCTCTGGTGTATGGTAGGAGCTGGGGAGCATGTAAGTATAAATGGCAGCCCCATAGAAGAGGATGACCACAGTCATGTGGGAAGAACAAGTGACAAAGGCCTTCTTCTGTCCTTCTACTGAGTTCATCCTATGGATGGTGATGAGGATAAAGTAGTAAGATCCTGAAATGACTATCACAGGAATGAGAAGCATAAGGACACAGCACAGGTACATGAAAATCTCATAGACGGAAGTGTCTGAACAAGAGAGTTTCAATACAGCAGGGACTTCACAGAAAAAATGATGTATCTCTCGAGATCTGCAGAAGGGGAAGGTCATGGTGATGGGAGTAAACAAGAAACCATCCACTGAACCCAGGAGCCAGCAGCCAGATGCTAGAAGGTGTAACACCCGATGGTTCATGAGGACAGGGTAATGAAGAGGAtcgcagatggccacatagcggtcgtAGGCCATGGAGGctagaagaaaaaattctgaacCTGCTAGTGTCACATAGAGAAACATTTGTATCCCACATTCTATGTCTGAGATCTTGTTCATACCCATGACTTGGTCTATGAGCATCTTGGGCACAGTAACAGAAATATACATCATGTCCATGAGAGATAGCTGGCtaatgaaaaaatacatgggTGTGTGGAGGTGGGCATCAGAATGTATCAATAGAATCAAGATGGTGTTTCCAGACAAGGCCATTAGGAAAAGCACGAAAATGACCAAAGAAAGGAGAGCTGGGTGTTTGGATTCACTGAAGATTCCCACCAGGGTGAAATCTGATCTCCCAGTGTGGTTAGCTAGCCAGTTGGTGTTCTCCATGTGATTTCACCTGGGCAACCAAGGGAAGCTTTGGGATTAATGAATCAATCACGAAACACCACCCACTGAAATAAATgtgttgagagagaaagagaacccaattacattatcagaaaaaaaattccatggttTTATAGATTTAGAGAATACAAATTATctgtaattatataaatttacCATTTGGGTGGTTGCATTGTTCATTGTATCATGAATTTTCCTTTTGCTATAGTATCCTTTACGAAGAAGCATATAGATTATTTTAGGTTAGCTATTGCCCTAACCAAACACAAAAGAtgaatcaaaatgtaaaaaatatatatatgtatatgtacatatgtatacatatatctgtatatatttatatacagatatataatatatatcttttatatatatatatatatatatatatatatatatatataaaatcacccTTTCTGGAATTCTTATTGTAGATAATCAAAATATCATTATCTCTCAGGTCTAATAATTcaactgaattttatattttaaattcatttatttgggggcgcctgggtggctcagtggtttaagccgctgccttctgctcaggtcatgatctcagggtcctgggatcgggtcccgcattgggctctctactcggcagagagcctgcttccctctctctctctctgtctctccatctgcttgtgatttctctctgtcaaataaataaataaaatttttaaaataaataaataaataaataaataaataaattcatttatttgacagagagtgaacaaaagcagggagagcagcaggcagtgtgaaagggagaagcagactccctgctgagcagagagccaatacGGAACTCAATACCAGGAAcacagatcatgacccaagccaaaaggaGATGCCCagcagactgagtcacccaggtgtcccttcaactgaaatcttaaaaattctttaaggTGCAttctacataagaaaaaaatagtattaattttgtataagaaaaaataattccacaGTGCAcagaaatatcaaatcattaccttgtacaactgaaactagtAGAATTTTATGTCAGTAATACCCCAAAAAGAACAATCTAATGAACCAGGAAACAttatgtcaaaaactaatgattcactaattgaatttaaatttaaaaaaagaaaaaaatatataataaagcaGAATAAAAAGTAACCACAacaaaatttggggaaaatctaTATGAAATTCTTGAACCCCACAGTGAGACACTGTGATTGTATGGGGTAATCCACAAATCCCCACAAACAGATCATGATCCTAACCAATGACCAAACCCTTAGATAGCCTAGGGTCACCATTTTGGAGCTCCAACTCTGAAGCCAGACTGGCTGTGTGTCCAGCTTATCCTCTATGCACTCTACCTCCATTCATTCTACAtacataaaaaagaggaaaagaataatgCTATATCATGCACATGTTTAGGATTAAATGAGGAAAGTGCTTGACCATTACTGGTTACAGATGACTTATGAATAAAATAGTTAATAGGTACAGTAATAATTATGCAGAATCTATGTAAGAGATGGCTGCTACtattatcatttgaaaatatgagATCCATTATGTCAGTTCAcaagtttaatatttatttatgcatttaaagATTTGATTGGACCATTTCTGTAGTCCTAAATAACTTaggagtgtatatgtgtgtatatgtattatacatatatatgtatatatatatacttattatatacatgtataattattctataaaaataaactttaagatatctatactatatattttaaatacataatatttaattatatatataataagataaGATATTATTTTACCCCTAAAATAAGATACATAATAAGATATGTATATCTTATTTTatggatatatctttttttattgctaaaataagatatattatatatatattgtatatcttattttagcgataaaataagatatatataataatatatattattacccttataaataagataaataagatattgataatatatattatgaatatatataaataatataatataatataaaaagataaagataaatgaataaagatatagataaagataaatataaatttatataaatttatatataaatataaattataaatatataataattacaatataatataaataagacatataataagatatacatatctatatatgtaataagttatatatatcttattttatcgCTAAAAtaagatatacatacatatcttatTTTAACCCTGATTAAGCAGAACTTTATGAGAAATCTATCTAATTTGTATCCAGTACATGTTTTTCCAAGTTGAAATTCATCTTAGAATTTCTACTATCTACTTACATTTCAGAGGACAGGAAGTAGTATTTAGACAGTCATTGCTATTTATCAGAGAAGGCTTTAGTTGTTTCCCCAAATGTTATCTGCTTTAATGCACATAGCAATTAATTGTTCAtggaactgagattcagagagcaAAGTTGAACAACACTATGATATTTCTGACTCCAATTTACCATTTACTTCTTTATCTTGCTGTTCACAGCCAGCCTCTCTATCAGATGCTAAAGAtgaatcaaaaatatttaaatctaattACAGTTAATGAGGTCACAGTCAGTCTATTcagagacaaaaatagaaatgcaatttaaagcagaattctaagatagctataaaataaataaaaacaattagcaCAAAATACATCTGACCTTTCTTCAGAGAATAATACCTCCTTTGACATTTTCTGTTCTGAAGTTTGAACTTTTGCAAACTTTTAATTTCTGACATGTCAAATCTCAAAATTCAGAAGTCCTTACTAAGAGGAAGCAAATATCGAGTCCTCTTTCTGGGAAGGGCTTAGAGGCAGTTATCATGTCTAGATATTTCTAGAAGAATTTACAATTTCTatgttttatgcttttaaaaatatattttatacttttttcataATTCTAAGACTAATTAAAACATCAAATTATTAATATTCTCAGTTGATAAAGCAGTTGAGAACACTGCAAATGATTTTGAGTTCTTAATATAGATATTCAACAAATTTTGACAAATTGCATCAACAACAATAGCCTTTCTATCACATCTCACCCTCACTGAAAGATGAAATTTGAGacctgtgaaaaataaaaacatagccTGATAAATTACAAAACACATCTGCTGACAAAGTCTGTATTTGtggtcaaaataaattaataatcagCACAGTGAGCAATAAATGTGAAGGCCTTGAAACCGcttgctgagtgaatgaagggAGACCACAAAGGTACTTGGGGTTTACTGAGAAATCTTTGCTGTGCTTTTGTAAATGTGGGTCCTGCCATTAAGACACACTGAACGGTCCACCTGGGATACCAGACACAAAAGTGAACACTGTCTGTTGTATGCATGGCGACTGGCCCTTCTGTTCATAGTTACTCCTTTCTAATATAATTCCTTGAGCTTCATATAAACAACTTAACGCATATTTAACATGTAAATTCATTGACAGTGGTGGTGGATTAATGTTAAACTTTATTTGAAGCTGACAGCATCCTAGGAATTGTTCTAATGCtttatcatattttatctttccCAAGACTCTACATCTTATTTTCTCAATTTACACAGTAAGGAATTCATATTCTTATGGTCTGCTTAACCGAGCACAACTACACTGAGTTGAGCCCACAGGCTGTAACTATGCCTCAGAATTTGGGGGGACCTGGTCTTCCCTACATAGTAGATAATTTGGGTATTAGGTCACCCACTGTCAGTttcattagaaaatataaatacgATTCAGATATTTATTTCTAACCCTCAAAAATTATCTCCACTCAAAGTAAAATCAATAGCTCATCTGCAAAATTTCAAtttcaggaaaacaaacacaTTATCCAATTATATAGGAAATGTGTAATATTCTTCTGTATGCAAATAATTAGaaagcaaaaatacattttttttaatgtgctatacAAAAAGATTCAAGAGAAAAGGTAAATTTGTTTTTTCCACTTACAAataggtaaaaagaaaattaaggacaTATTTTCAACAACTATAATGGAGAATATCAGAAGCAGAAGTCAAGACAGTTAGAAAATAATCAcccttttttttcttgcagttctgtctgcttctctggttGAATCCAGTCTCATTCAGATGGGCAAATGGAGTGTGACCAGGTTAAGTGTACAGAGAGAAGTAGGAGGGCTTTACTCTGCCCATTAAGTGAGTGGATGAATGTTTTCTGTCAATAAATCCCCTCTGAGACGATAGAGAAGAATGCAATTATAAGAGCTGAAGAAGCTAATAGCTATCCTTATTGCACTGTCCTGCTTTTTGctgatgtcttttaaaaaatattttattgttcatCTCAATATGTATCAAAACCTTAACTGAATTAACAATATTCACACATTGCATTACTAATGAATTTTTGGCTATGACATATatgagttagttttttttttttttaagatttaaaaaatctattatttgtttgaaagacagggatcacaagtagacagagaggcaggcagagagagaggaagggaagcaagctccctgctgagcagagagcccgatgtggggcttgatcccagaaccctgggatcatgactggagctgaaggcagaggctttaacccactgagacatgaGTTAGTTTTTATGTAgccttttcattttacaaaatatatatttcatgtatatgtgaatatattttttttctcattttaggtttaaggtaaatatttgaaatatatatatttattttttcctttttactgatGTACAATCTGAAATTCATAGTTCACTACATTTTTCAAAGATAATATCATTAATTAGTACTATGGTTGAAACTAAAATTGAGATcatcttcacatttttaaaatttagatccCAATATATTAGTGttattctgtatctctgactacagtctttagcttaaaatctaatttatctgatatgagaattgctaccccagctttcttttgaggcccattggcaggaaagatgcttctccatcccttcactttcagtctgaatgtatctttaggttccaaatgtgtctcttgtagacagcatatggacaggtcctgtcttttcatccagtctgcaaccctgtgctattTTATGGGAGAATTTAGGCtgttcacgttgagagtgattattgaaagattagtttttattgacatcctgttgcctgtgaagtccttgtttctatagattgcctCTCCAagtttctgttctatgacactcttgggttatttcttcttttatagaaccaccccttaatatttcttgtagtgctggcttggtggtcacatactcctTTAAATCTTGCCAGTCTTGGAATCTCTttatctccccttccattctgaatgtcagccttgctggataaagtgttcttggctgcGTGTTCATCTAATTTactgccctgaatatgtcttgccaggcCTCTCTGGATTCCCAAGTTTCTGTGgccaggtctgacgttattctgatggtcctGCCTCTGTACATAGAGAATCTCTTCCCCTAGCTGCTCTTAAGACATTCTCTCTGAATTTATGACTGGTGAAATTCACAGTTATTTGCCTGGAGGTCTTTCTACACTCGTTGATCTTGGGGGctgacctttctgcctctaggacatgaacacttctTCCATTACCCAGATTAGAAAAATTTTCATCCAGTGTTTATTATATGTTCAACTATGTGTTCAACTATATGTTCTagtcttctctttttccccagCCCCCTaaaggatcccaataattctgacattggaacgtgtcatgccatcatttatttccctaattctgttttcatgacttctaagctgttttttccaggactcttcctgatccttcttttctatcaggttttcttctagatcactaattttatcttctgccttggttaccctagctgtcAGAGTAGGTAGactagattggatctcattgatagcatttctAACTTCTGCCAGGTTGGCTCTCACTTCCACCCTTTGTCAGtctatgttgccactaatggtcttctccaacctagccattacctggataattgttaccatGAGTTCCTTTTCCAACATATAGTTTATGTACATATCccatagttctgtggcagaggtcacagtctgaATTTTCCTCTGCTGGGTGTTCCTAAATTGTTGATTGTATACTTTCTGTTGTTATTCACATGGAATCTATATTGCTTTAATATTACATTGATTTATTATTACAATTTTTtcgaattttttaaatttttaacaaaaattataagtAGAATGTgtcacaggaataaaaatcaAAGCATAAGGAACACAGTCAATTATACTGTGATGTATGTGAGGCTTGTGTTTTCACAGTATAATGTATAAACTTTTCAAATcattaaattgtacacctgaaactgatgtaaTATTTTGTATCAACTAGACTTAGTTCTTTTGAGACTTTcctttatgttctttcttttttttttttttttttttttttacataataagGGCATCATTAATTTTTGGTATAGTGTTccacgtggcaggatacaaaatcgatgcacaaaaatcagttgtatttctgtacacAACAGTgtaaatggagaaacagaaaataaagaatctaTTCTATTTACAAGAACCATAATATaattaggaataaacctaaccaaagaggtaaaggatctgtacctTAGAATCTaaagaacactgatgaaaaaaaaatggaccaagacataaaatattggaaaaatattccatgctcatggattggaagaatacacattgttaaaatgcctaagCTGCCTAGAGCAATGAACACTTTCAaagaaattcctatcaaaatatcagtgacatttttcacaaagatggaacaaacagtcctaaaatttgcatggaacaagaaaagaccctgaatcacaaGGTCacaaacaaagctgggggcatcacaatggGTTacctcaagctatattacaaagttttGATCATCAAGGCAGCATattattggcacaaaaacagaaacatagatcaatgaagcAGAATATAGAACCAGAGATGGACTTTGAACTCTactgtcaactaatcttcaacaacaaagaaagactattcaatgggaaaaagtcagtctcttcaatatatgatgcttggaaaattggacaaccacatggagaagaatgaaactgggtcattctcttacaccatgcacaaagataaactcaaatttgatgaaagacctaagtgtgagataggaatccatcaaaatgttAGAGGGTAACAATGGTAGTAAACTGTTTGACATTGgacacaacaacttctttcaagacacatctctaaggtcaagggaaacaaaaacaaaaatgaacttttggaacttcatcaagataaaaacatgcacagaaaaggaaacagtcagcaaaactaaCAGGCgacccatgaaatgggagaacatatttgcaaatgatattttgGTAaatggctgatatccaaaatttataaagaacttattacaCTCAACatccaagaaacaaataatatagtcaagaaatgggcagaagacatgaaaagacccTTTTTCACAgacacacatgagaaaatgttgaacatcactagccatcagggaaattcaaatcaaaaccacaaggagataccaccttataccagtcagaatgcaaacattaacaatacaggaaacaacaagtgctggcaaaGTTGTGGAGCCGGGGGAATcccatacactgttggtgggaatggaagctggtacatccactttggaaaacagtatgggggttcctcaaaacgttaaaaatagagctatctatccaggaattgcactactaggtatttaccccaaagatacagatatagtaagAAGAAGGGACGCACGCaacccaatattcatagcagcaatatccacgatagccaaactgtggaaggaacaagatgcccttcaacagatgaatggataaagacatggttcatatatacaatggaatatcactcagccatcagaaaggatgaatacctctcatttgcactgacatggatggaactgaaggggattatgctaagtgaaataagccaagcagagaagaCAATTTCCATATGgtgtcacttatatgtggaacataaggaatagagcaagagaccacagaggaaggggggaaatactgaataggaagaaatcagaaagggagacaaacaatgagagacactggactccaggaaacaaactgagggttacagaagggaggggtggagggatgcaATGGTGGGTGATGTGTATTGAAAAGGGCAAgtgttgggatgagcacttgGTCTTataggcaactaatgaatcgttgaacaccaTGGCAAAATCTTACGATGTCCAaaatgttggctaactgaacttaatgaaaaataaaataataataaataaaataataaaacaaaaaagctaacTCATcgttttagaatatttaaaaaaatctttctgcattaagactttaaaaaataaagccatgttTCACAGAAATTTGTTCTACTTCGcatcatgtttattttcattatattttgtcttctgtttctaGGGTGTTTCAAAAAGAAACATCAAATGTGCTAATGATATAGGCTATGAAGAGGTAATGCATTATCCTTCTCAAATCTTTTTGAAAGTTAAAGAATTCATATACTCTATTCATTCAGTTTGAAGCAGAATATTGGAAatccgttttctttttttttttttaagattttatttattatttgacagagagagaaatcacaagtaggcagcgcagtaggcagagagaggggggaagcaggctccctgctgagcagagagcccaatgtgggactcgatcccaggaccctgagatcatgacctgagctgaaggc
Proteins encoded in this region:
- the LOC131831446 gene encoding olfactory receptor 2T4-like codes for the protein MENTNWLANHTGRSDFTLVGIFSESKHPALLSLVIFVLFLMALSGNTILILLIHSDAHLHTPMYFFISQLSLMDMMYISVTVPKMLIDQVMGMNKISDIECGIQMFLYVTLAGSEFFLLASMAYDRYVAICDPLHYPVLMNHRVLHLLASGCWLLGSVDGFLFTPITMTFPFCRSREIHHFFCEVPAVLKLSCSDTSVYEIFMYLCCVLMLLIPVIVISGSYYFILITIHRMNSVEGQKKAFVTCSSHMTVVILFYGAAIYTYMLPSSYHTPEKDMMVSVFYTILTPVLNPLIYSLRNKDVMGALKKILNVGPVFQETIK